A genomic window from Chrysoperla carnea chromosome 3, inChrCarn1.1, whole genome shotgun sequence includes:
- the LOC123294922 gene encoding protein penguin: MKMKQIKRSGIETTKEEPPTKRQKKITYDSSLEKPTKKTKSFVGKSKNIQTKNGKLNTNTEKPADWNLFKKEKKELRLARKKQKSLYEVIVEAKKIGENLRRKTLKGGDEERQKLTNQLHEMLGNKGQYVKLVLAHDMARIVQYLLKFGSIQMREEIAKELIPSTIELVQSKYAKFCVERMLKYGNATTRSNVIDAFYGNVVKLASHTISAHVLANAYSTWATNQQKLNLQQEFYGDMYKQNKDSEVKCIADAYKQSPDMKVAILGAVKANLDRVCNKELLDNQLVHAVLHDYLNEMTDMAQRNEMIGQMSSHAVVLANTKEGSRVLMKCIWHGTNKDKKTIMKSLKEHIKDLCCHEQAHTVIICILDSVDDTVLVNKILLNEIVSNASHLVQNEWGRKVLLWLVSAGDPHHFHPTFTAELKHGFDSSTSKKAVDVRRKELLGYSLPLLLKQIADDTNMWLGNSSVAMVTLTTLKADPLNKDLQATLKNISHHICDKNWTISEKADNKEEKGEIEQISGIEHAGLHMTLKKLAQNDKILSEKNVGFTFGSILLETLTDDTVTYWTSSNRGCFLLVAVIESNPKDVQNKFINMLKPHLNKLRQKATSGAKVLIKKIN; this comes from the exons ATGAAAATGAAGCAGATTAAACGAAGTGGTATTGAAACAACAAAAGAAGAACCCCCTACAAaaagacagaaaaaaataacatatgacagtagtttagaaaaaccgactaaaaaaacaaaaagtttcgttggtaaatctaaaaatatacaaacaaaaaatggaaaactaaaTACAAATACAGAAAAACCAGCGGattggaatttatttaaaaaagagaaaaaagaaTTACGTTTAgcacgaaaaaaacaaaaaagtttgtaTGAAGTAATTGTAGAAGCGAAGAAAATAGGTGAAAATTTACGTCGTAAAACATTAAAAGGGGGTGATGAGGAACGTCAAAAGTTAACAAATCAATTACATGAAATGTTAGGCAATAAAGGGCAATATGTGAAATTAGTTTTAGCTCACGATATGGCACGAATTGTTcaatacttattaaaatttggttcaatTCAAATGCGTGAAGAAATTGCGAAAGAATTAATACCATCTACAATTGAATTGGTCCAatcaaaatatgcaaaattttgtGTTGAACGAATGCTAAAGTATGGAAATGCGACAACCAGATCGAATGTAATTGATGCATTTTATGGCAATGTTGTAAAGTTGGCAAGCCATACCATATCAGCACACGTTCTAGCGAATGCTTACAGTACATGGGCAactaatcaacaaaaattaaacttacaaCAGGAGTTTTATGGAGATATGTACAAACAAAATAAGGATAGTGAAGTCAAATGTATTGCGGATGCATACAAACAGAGTCCTGATATGAAAGTAGCAATACTAGGTGCAGTTAAAGCTAATTTAGATCGGGTTTGTAACAAAGAGTTATTAGATAATCAATTAGTACATGCAGTATTGcatgattatttaaatgaaatgacGGATATGGCACAAAGAAATGAAATGATTGGACAAATGTCATCACATGCTGTAGTTTTGGCTAACACCAAAGAAGGATCTCGTGTGCTTATGAAGTGTATTTGGCATGGaacaaataaagataaaaag ACAATAATGAAATCACTTAAAGAACATATAAAAGATTTATGTTGCCATGAGCAAGCGCACACAGTGATTATATGTATTTTGGATTCAGTGGATGATACTgtattagtaaataaaatattacttaatgaAATTGTGTCAAATGCATCTCACTTAGTTCAAAATGAATGGGGCAgaaag GTCCTTTTATGGTTGGTGTCAGCAGGTGACCCACATCATTTTCATCCCACATTCACAGCAGAATTAAAACATGGTTTCGATTCTTCTACAAGTAAGAAAGCAGTTGATGTACGTCGAAAAGAATTATTAGGATATTCGTTGCCATTATTATTAAAGCAAATAGCTGACGACACGAATATGTGGCTAGGAAACAGTTCTGTAGCTATGGTCACTTTAACAACATTGAAAGCTGATC ctttaaaTAAAGATCTTCAagctactttaaaaaatatttctcatcatatttgtgataaaaattggACTATAAGCGAAAAAGCTGACAATAAAGAAGAAAAAGGAGAAATTGAACAAATTTCTGGCATTGAACACGCTGGCTTGCATATGACTTTAAAGAAATTAgcacaaaatgataaaattttgagtgAAAAAAACGTTGGATTCActtttggatcaattttattGGAAACTTTAACAGATGATACG